A single window of Solanum dulcamara chromosome 5, daSolDulc1.2, whole genome shotgun sequence DNA harbors:
- the LOC129890783 gene encoding uncharacterized protein LOC129890783, which yields MLAPGCCVAAGTSTTGELFHQKLESYSKKVATSFWILWLFGCLYLAVSFCLGTSKTGELFHQKLELITRNSQTQSHNIQSSIWPCSSPSFWTWPLSTYAGPLWNCYEGCNVLRLLWSNTLSWSTTLSIINTPQQQLHQPAADKEQIQPNSTTIGYSSMQISWVVWFVGFDCLCRYSKNLNLITTKDIHSCVTDTNKQPNHKGSNKKMHTCLRSFLLTSAPFLLVLVCCVDADVRMDLSTCLPNTYIEHITATTTKTNTKTITKRPPQGLCRNATFFWFLCLFGCLSLADCFFLGTSTLSNINTPQQTLYQLAAHKEHGYSSLQIPLVVRCSRFDLCRYPSCSFLLEAALSPKSSHPSNNSIHLQQTRNIYKFVCFVFLYRYSKKSNHLITKTNKQPRETAAIRTCRLAALDAFHQQLQ from the exons ATGCTGGCTCCTGGTTGTTGTGTAGCTGCAGGTACATCAACAACTGGAGAGCTATTCCATCAGAAATTGGAGAGCTATTCCAAGAA AGTAGCAACTTCCttctggattttgtggttgtttggttgtttgTATTTGGCTGTTAGTTTTTGCTTAGGGACATCAAAAACTGGGGAGCTATTCCATCAAAAATTGGAGTTGATCACCAGGAATTCACAGACACAATCCCATAACATCCAATCCAGTATTTGGCCTTGTTCTTCTCCATCTTTTTGGACATGGCCTTTGTCCACTTATGcaggccctctttggaactgctatgaggGATGCAATGTCCTGAGGCTTCTATGGAGCAACACACTCAGCTGGTCAACCACACTatctattatcaacacaccccagcaacaactccaccaacctgcagcagacaaggaacaaatacaaccTAATAGTACTACTATTGGTTACAGCAGCATGCAGATTTCTtgggttgtgtggtttgttggttttgattgtctgtgcaggtactccaagaatttgaacctgatcacaacaaaggaCATCCATTCTTGTGTAACTGACACCAACAAGCAACCTAATCACAAAGGAAGCAACAAGAAGATGCACACTTGTTTGAGATCTTTTCTATTAACCTCAGctcctttcttgctggttcttgtttgttgtgtagatgcagatgtcaggatggacttatcaacatgtcttcccaacacctacatagaaCACATCACAgctacaaccaccaaaacaaataccaaaACAATTACTAAGAGGCCTCCACAAGGACTATGCAGAAATGCAACTTTCTtctggtttttgtgtttgtttggctGTTTGTCTTTGGCTGATTGTTTTTTCTTAGGGACATCCACACTCTCTAACATCAACACACCACAGCAAACACTCTACCAACtggcagcacacaaggaacatgggtACAGCAGCCTGCAGATCCCCTTGGTTGTGAGGTGCAGTCGTTTTGATTtatgcaggtaccccagctGCAGCTTCCTCCTTGAAGCTGCATTGAGCCCCAAGAGCAGtcaccccagcaacaactccatccacctgcagcagacaagaaacatatacaagtttgtttgttttgtttttctgtacaggtactccaagaagtctAACCACCTCataacaaagaccaacaagcagcctagggaGACTGCAGCCATCAgaacctgcagattggcagccttgg atgcattccatcaacagctgCAATAG
- the LOC129889960 gene encoding homeobox protein knotted-1-like 7: protein MEQEQGVGLMGSSSTSGLGGDISCMMISEDEHQHQNHQRQLKGEIATHPLYEQLLSAHVACLRVATPIDQLPLIDAQLSQSHHLLRSYASSQQQHHSLSPHERQELDNFLAQYLLVLCSFKEQLQQHVRVHAVEAVMACREIEQNLQLLTGATLGEGTGATMSDDEDELQMDFSLDVSGGDAHDLMGMGFGLPTESERSLMERVRQELKIELKQGFRSRIEDVREEILRKRRAGKLPGDTTTVLKNWWQQHSKWPYPTEDDKAKLVEETGLQLKQINNWFINQRKRNWHSNSQSVTSLKSKRKR from the exons ATGGAACAGGAACAAGGAGTAGGGCTAATGGGTTCTAGTAGCACTAGTGGTTTAGGTGGTGATATTTCTTGTATGATGATTTCTGAAGATGAGCATCAGCATCAGAATCATCAGAGGCAATTAAAGGGTGAAATTGCTACACATCCTTTGTATGAACAACTACTTTCAGCACACGTAGCATGTCTTCGTGTTGCTACGCCTATTGATCAGTTGCCACTAATAGATGCTCAGCTTTCACAATCTCATCATCTATTGAGATCTTATGCTTCTTCTCAGCAACAACATCATTCTCTTTCTCCTCATGAAAGACAAGAACTCGACAATTTCTTG GCACAGTATTTGTTAGTTTTGTGTTCCTTTAAAGAACAGCTTCAGCAACATGTCCGAGTCCATGCTGTTGAAGCTGTTATGGCCTGCCGTGAAATTGAGCAGAATTTACAACTTCTTACAG GAGCAACACTTGGAGAGGGAACAGGTGCAACAATGTCTGATGATGAAGATGAACTACAAATGGATTTTTCATTAGATGTATCAGGAGGTGATGCACATGACTTGATGGGAATGGGATTTGGTCTTCCTACTGAATCTGAAAGGTCTCTAATGGAGAGGGTCAGACAGGAACTCAAAATTGAGCTCAAACAG GGATTTAGATCAAGGATTGAAGATGTGAGGGAGGAGATATTGAGAAAGAGAAGAGCAGGGAAGTTGCCTGGTGACACCACTACTGTTTTAAAGAATTGGTGGCAGCAACATTCAAAATGGCCTTATCCAACT GAGGATGATAAGGCAAAACTTGTGGAGGAAACAGGACTACAGCTGAAGCAAATCAATAACTGGTTCATCAATCAACGAAAGCGCAATTGGCATAGCAACTCACAGTCTGTGACATCTCTAAAGTCCAAGCGCAAGAGATAG
- the LOC129889961 gene encoding phospholipase D beta 1-like, which yields MAQLSYSDSMSGSSQHGVQVVPFKTTTGSVRVLLLHGNLDIWVKEAKNLPNMDLFHKKLDNLLGGLAKLGSKKEGSPKITSDPYVTVSVSNAVVARTYVITNSENPVWMQHFYVPVAHYASEVHFVVKDNDVVGSQLIGAVGISVEQLCSGAMIEGTFPILNGSGKPCKEGAVLSLSIQFTPMERVPLYHGGVGGDHEYQGVPGTYFPLRRGGKVTLYQDAHVPEGSLPSLWLENRVQYQHGQCWQDIFDAINQARRLIYITGWSVYHLVTLVRDNDNAERSVLGEILKRKSQEGVRVLLLIWDDPTSKSILGYKTEGIMGTNDEETRRYFKHSSVQVLLCPRSAGKGHSWAKKQETETIYTHHQKTVIVDSDAGKYQRKIMAFVGGLDLCKGRYDTPQHPIFKTLQNVHKDDFHQPNYTGPTTGCPREPWHDLHSRIEGPAAYDVLTNFEERWLKASKRHGLQKMKASHDDALLKLDRIPDILGIADVPCLREDDADTWHVQIFRSIDSNSVKGFPKDPKEATNKNLVCGKNVLIDMSIHTAYVKAIRAAQHFIYIENQYFLGSSYNWRNYQNLGANNLIPMEIALKIANKIRANERFAAYIVLPMWPEGVPTSTATQRILFWQHNTMQMMYETIYKALQEVGLENTYEPQDYLIFFCLGNREVPENRITTVVRSSKPSTPQELTQKSRRFMIYVHSKGMIVDDEYVILGSANINQRSLEGTRDTEIAMGAYQPHHTWANKHSGPHAQIYGYRMSLWAEHTGTLEQCFEHPESLECVRRIRVFGEHNWLQYAADEVTEMKGHLLKYPVEIDRTGKVKSLPGCETFPDIGGKIIGTFTGVQENLTI from the exons ATGGCTCAATTGTCTTATTCTGATTCTATGTCTGGAAGTTCACAACATGGGGTCCAGGTTGTCCCATTTAAGACAACTACAGGATCAGTTAGGGTATTGTTGTTGCATGGAAACTTGGATATTTGGGTGAAGGAGGCCAAAAATTTGCCAAACATGGATTTATTTCATAAGAAATTAGATAACTTGTTGGGAGGATTGGCAAAACTTGGTAGTAAAAAAGAAGGATCCCCAAAGATTACTAGTGATCCTTATGTCACAGTTTCAGTATCTAATGCCGTGGTTGCTAGAACCTATGTGATTACCAATAGCGAAAATCCGGTATGGATGCAACACTTTTATGTACCAGTGGCACATTATGCATCAGAAGTGCACTTTGTTGTTAAAGATAATGATGTTGTAGGATCACAACTTATTGGTGCTGTGGGAATTTCTGTAGAGCAGCTATGTTCTGGTGCAATGATTGAGGGAACATTTCCGATTCTTAACGGTAGTGGGAAGCCGTGTAAAGAGGGAGCTGTCCTTTCTCTATCAATTCAATTCACTCCAATGGAGAGGGTACCCCTTTATCATGGTGGTGTGGGAGGAGATCACGAGTATCAGGGTGTGCCCGGGACTTACTTCCCTCTAAGAAGAGGTGGCAAAGTAACACTTTATCAGGATGCTCATGTACCTGAAGGCAGCCTCCCGAGTTTGTGGCTTGAAAATAGAGTGCAGTATCAGCATGGACAGTGCTGGCAGGATATATTTGATGCAATCAATCAAGCTCGTCGGTTGATTTACATTACAGGATGGTCTGTCTACCACCTAGTTACACTTGTTAGAGATAATGACAATGCTGAAAGGAGTGTGTTGGGGGAAATTCTCAAGAGGAAGTCCCAGGAAGGTGTGAGAGTACTGCTGCTCATATGGGATGATCCTACTTCTAAGAGCATTTTGGGATACAAAACT GAAGGAATAATGGGAACTAATGATGAAGAAACTCGTCGCTATTTTAAGCATTCTTCCGTGCAAGTGCTACTTTGTCCTCGTTCTGCTGGAAAAGGACACAGCTGGGCCAAAAAGCAG GAAACTGAAACAATATACACGCATCATCAAAAAACTGTAATAGTGGATTCAGATGCTGGTAAATACCAGAGAAAGATTATGGCTTTCGTTGGGGGACTTGATTTGTGCAAAGGGCGTTATGATACTCCACAACACCCTATCTTTAAAACATTGCAAAATGTGCACAAGGATGACTTTCATCAGCCTAACTACACG GGCCCTACTACTGGTTGTCCTAGAGAACCTTGGCATGATTTACATAGTCGGATCGAGGGGCCTGCTGCATATGATGTCCTAACTAACTTTGAGGAGCGCTGGTTGAAGGCTTCAAAACGCCATGGACTTCAAAAGATGAAAGCTTCACATGACGATGCATTACTCAAACTTGACAGGATTCCCGATATTTTGGGAATAGCTGATGTCCCTTGCTTAAGAGAAGATGATGCAGATACGTGGCATGTCCAG ATTTTCCGGTCGATCGACTCCAATTCTGTTAAAGGTTTCCCCAAAGATCCCAAAGAAGCTACTAACAAG AACCTAGTGTGCGGTAAGAATGTGCTGATAGACATGAGCATACATACTGCCTATGTAAAGGCAATTCGAGCTGCCCAGCATTTCATCTACATCGAGAACCAGTACTTCCTAGGGTCTTCCTATAATTGGAGAAACTACCAAAATTTAG GTGCAAATAACTTGATACCAATGGAAATTGCTCTAAAAATTGCCAACAAAATACGAGCAAATGAGAGGTTTGCAGCATATATAGTTCTTCCTATGTGGCCAGAGGGTGTTCCGACCAGTACAGCTACTCAGAGAATACTTTTCTGGCAG CACAATACCATGCAGATGATGTATGAAACTATTTACAAAGCTTTACAAGAGGTAGGACTGGAAAACACATATGAACCCCAGGACTATTTGATTTTCTTCTGCCTTGGCAATCGCGAGGTTCCAGAAAATCGAATCACTACAGTTGTCAGAAGTTCAAAGCCAAGTACACCTCAG GAACTCACTCAGAAAAGTCGACGTTTTATGATCTATGTCCACTCAAAAGGAATGATAGTGGACGATGAGTATGTCATATTGGGATCTGCAAACATCAACCAACGTTCTCTGGAAGGCACCAGAGATACTGAAATTGCAATGGGCGCTTATCAGCCTCATCATACATGGGCAAACAAACACTCTGGACCACATGCGCAG ATATACGGATATAGGATGTCACTGTGGGCAGAGCACACTGGAACTCTGGAGCAATGTTTTGAGCATCCAGAGAGTCTTGAATGCGTGAGACGGATAAGAGTATTTGGTGAACACAACTGGCTACAGTACGCGGCTGATGAAGTAACTGAAATGAAAGGCCACCTCCTCAAGTATCCTGTTGAAATTGATCGAACGGGGAAAGTCAAGTCACTTCCTGGCTGTGAAACTTTTCCAGATATCGGAGGGAAGATAATAGGTACATTCACCGGTGTTCAAGAAAATCTCACCATCTGA